The following coding sequences lie in one Myxococcus xanthus genomic window:
- the sppA gene encoding signal peptide peptidase SppA encodes MSVHYGPGTHISIPDAMLRLPFIVVANLYLLLASLLGAPFRMMAASHRPAYVRFRLTGDPPYRERRRRRLQLGGSRPEPSDVTSVERLRESLELLAKDSRVKGILLEVEDLTVPAAKRDALVAVLTAFRAQGKRVVGWAVHVDNEGYALLCAADEVLLPPMGRVELVGYAAEATALGAGLSRAGIRPQFIRRGDYKTAPELFTRPAVSDIQTRTVESFLDERYADLVDVVARGRRKTPEEVRALIDQGPFSARRALDTGLVDALVSEANLPAHLGLVKPEDGEEETELEPMETYLSTVPFPPVRWKQMRRNPRVAVVPVSGIIIPGKGGSGKMATAETVVKALRAAGRDKRSKAVVVYISSPGGTPLASEQMLEAVQRVARKKPVIAYMDRVCASAGYMVAVGAKEIWSAPHAMVGSIGVFAGKFDVSGLMEKLGVHKTVLVRGKNAAMLSFSRGFTPEEQATLEAEVEEMYQAFLDIVAKGRGRTKEEIHQLAEGRVYSGVRGKAVGLVDQVAGFEEACRHALSLAKVDAAERFEVMTYGAPKQRVNLLRLLMRASHAQTYALCPTALSLNGLGGTEAFEDAARFGVADVVGRVFPDDQWPFGG; translated from the coding sequence GTGAGCGTCCATTACGGGCCGGGGACCCACATTTCCATTCCGGACGCCATGCTGCGCCTGCCCTTCATCGTCGTCGCCAACCTGTACCTCCTCCTGGCCTCCCTGCTGGGCGCCCCCTTCCGGATGATGGCCGCCAGCCACCGGCCCGCCTACGTCCGCTTCCGGCTGACGGGGGACCCGCCGTACCGCGAGCGGCGCCGCCGCCGGTTGCAGTTGGGGGGAAGCCGCCCCGAGCCCTCGGATGTCACGTCCGTGGAACGCCTGCGCGAGTCGTTGGAGCTCCTGGCGAAAGACAGCCGGGTGAAAGGCATCCTCCTGGAGGTGGAGGACCTGACGGTGCCCGCGGCGAAGCGGGATGCGTTGGTGGCGGTGCTGACGGCGTTCCGGGCCCAGGGGAAGCGGGTGGTGGGCTGGGCGGTCCACGTGGACAACGAGGGATATGCCCTCCTGTGCGCGGCGGACGAGGTGCTCCTGCCCCCCATGGGCCGCGTGGAGCTGGTGGGCTACGCCGCCGAGGCCACCGCCTTGGGCGCGGGCCTGTCGCGCGCGGGCATCCGGCCGCAATTCATCCGGCGCGGGGACTACAAGACGGCACCGGAGCTCTTCACCAGGCCCGCCGTTTCGGACATCCAGACGCGGACGGTGGAGTCGTTCCTCGACGAGCGCTACGCGGACCTGGTGGACGTGGTGGCTCGGGGGCGGCGCAAGACGCCGGAGGAGGTCCGGGCGCTGATCGACCAGGGGCCCTTCAGTGCCCGCCGGGCGCTGGACACGGGGCTGGTGGACGCACTGGTGAGCGAGGCCAACCTGCCCGCACACCTGGGGCTGGTGAAGCCGGAGGACGGGGAGGAGGAGACGGAGCTGGAGCCGATGGAGACATACCTGTCCACGGTTCCTTTCCCGCCGGTGCGTTGGAAGCAAATGCGGCGGAACCCGCGCGTCGCGGTGGTGCCCGTGTCGGGAATCATTATCCCGGGCAAGGGTGGCAGCGGGAAGATGGCGACCGCGGAGACAGTGGTGAAGGCGCTGCGCGCCGCGGGGCGGGACAAGCGGTCCAAGGCGGTGGTCGTCTACATCAGCAGTCCGGGCGGGACGCCGCTGGCTTCGGAGCAGATGCTGGAGGCCGTGCAGCGTGTGGCGCGGAAGAAGCCCGTCATCGCGTACATGGACCGGGTGTGCGCCAGCGCGGGGTACATGGTGGCGGTGGGCGCGAAGGAGATCTGGTCCGCGCCGCACGCCATGGTGGGCTCGATTGGCGTCTTCGCTGGCAAGTTCGATGTGTCCGGGCTGATGGAGAAGCTCGGGGTGCACAAGACGGTGCTGGTCCGGGGGAAGAACGCGGCCATGCTCTCGTTCTCGCGTGGCTTCACGCCGGAAGAGCAAGCCACGCTGGAGGCCGAGGTGGAGGAGATGTACCAGGCGTTCCTCGACATCGTCGCGAAGGGGCGGGGCCGGACGAAGGAGGAGATCCACCAGTTGGCGGAGGGCCGCGTGTACTCGGGCGTGCGCGGCAAGGCCGTGGGACTGGTGGATCAGGTCGCGGGCTTCGAGGAGGCCTGCCGACATGCGCTGTCGCTGGCGAAGGTGGACGCGGCGGAGCGGTTCGAAGTCATGACCTATGGCGCGCCCAAGCAGCGAGTGAACCTGTTGAGGCTGTTGATGAGGGCGTCCCATGCGCAGACGTATGCGCTGTGCCCCACGGCCTTGAGCCTGAATGGGTTGGGCGGCACGGAGGCGTTTGAAGATGCCGCGCGCTTCGGGGTGGCCGACGTGGTGGGTAGAGTGTTTCCTGATGACCAGTGGCCATTCGGGGGCTGA
- the rtcA gene encoding RNA 3'-terminal phosphate cyclase, producing the protein MTGTQGPDTGLVRLDGSEGEGGGQILRSALSLSLITGRPFHITRLRERRDPPGLRPQHLACVRGAEALCGGAASSEGATVGASELTFTPAPVRAGDYLLEVGTAGSTPLLFQCLVYPLALAGGGRLTLRGGTHLPHSPSFHYVATVWQPVAHAYGLPVLLSLVHAGFYPEGAGEIVAEVGPPQEPPRLVELPARGMLREVRVSSFTGGLPFTIAERQSRAAVGALRERGILAEADNRPLAVTRSVGTVTFVLAQFEHTIAGFTALGERGRPAEDVGREGGEALARFMETGGALDEHLADQILLPAALLAAGRLGPASPGTTRFTAARITDHLTTHARVVERFLPVRVTVDAGGSVEVRPA; encoded by the coding sequence ATGACCGGCACCCAGGGGCCCGACACCGGGCTGGTGCGACTGGATGGGAGTGAGGGCGAAGGGGGCGGGCAGATTCTCCGCTCCGCGCTGTCGCTGTCTCTCATCACCGGCCGCCCGTTCCACATCACGCGCCTGCGCGAGCGACGTGATCCGCCTGGTCTGCGTCCCCAGCACCTGGCCTGCGTACGCGGCGCCGAGGCACTGTGCGGCGGTGCCGCCTCTTCCGAAGGCGCTACCGTCGGTGCCTCCGAGCTCACCTTCACCCCGGCCCCCGTGCGCGCCGGCGACTACCTGCTGGAGGTGGGCACCGCGGGCAGCACGCCGTTGCTCTTCCAGTGCCTCGTCTATCCGCTGGCCCTGGCCGGCGGAGGACGGCTGACCTTGCGAGGCGGCACGCACCTGCCGCACAGCCCCAGCTTCCACTACGTGGCCACTGTCTGGCAGCCGGTGGCGCATGCGTATGGCCTGCCGGTGTTGCTGTCCCTGGTGCACGCCGGCTTCTACCCGGAGGGCGCGGGGGAGATTGTCGCGGAGGTGGGGCCGCCGCAGGAGCCGCCCCGGCTGGTGGAACTGCCCGCGCGAGGCATGTTGCGCGAGGTCCGCGTGTCGTCCTTCACCGGCGGGCTGCCGTTCACCATCGCCGAGCGTCAATCCAGGGCCGCCGTGGGGGCGCTGCGTGAGCGCGGCATCCTGGCGGAGGCAGACAACCGCCCGCTGGCGGTGACGCGCTCGGTGGGGACTGTCACTTTCGTCCTGGCCCAGTTCGAGCACACCATCGCGGGCTTCACCGCGCTGGGAGAGCGGGGCCGCCCCGCCGAGGACGTGGGCCGCGAGGGAGGCGAGGCCCTGGCGCGGTTCATGGAGACGGGTGGGGCGCTCGACGAGCACCTGGCCGATCAGATTCTCCTGCCCGCCGCGCTGCTGGCCGCCGGGCGCCTGGGGCCGGCGTCACCGGGCACCACGCGATTCACGGCGGCGCGAATCACCGACCACCTCACCACCCACGCCCGTGTCGTGGAGCGCTTCCTTCCCGTGCGCGTCACGGTGGATGCGGGAGGTTCCGTGGAGGTCCGGCCCGCCTGA